The Calonectris borealis unplaced genomic scaffold, bCalBor7.hap1.2 HAP1_SCAFFOLD_339, whole genome shotgun sequence nucleotide sequence TATTTTTTCTAGCCCCTTAAAAAGGGGCTGCTATAGGAGGTAAGCAGTAGTGGGGAaggaacatttcatttcaaacgTTATAAATTAGAGCTGGTTTGctggagaaaaaacccaacctgttGTCACCTTAAACACAAGgcaaggcagagagaaaacaacAGAATATAATTAAAGCGCTTCCCAAGATGGAAGGCAGCACAACAGCAGATCGTTGTGTAACAAGGGCAGCAGAGCCTCGCGGTTAGCCAATTCTGTAGGAAACGCGCTCAGCTCCGTCACCGTTTTCTCCCTAATTAGAGTCCCCGTGGAGATTAGATCGAAGAGACGCAAGAGCTGGTGGGGtggaggcaggggaaaaaagtctaaatAAACTGCTCTGCTGCGTGTTATTTTGTTCGCATGGCATTTGTCTCATTCCACGTTTTACACTGCAGCAACCAGGCTATTAGGTGTTTATAACATCCCTTGGTCCCCTGCTGATCTTGGGGCACGTCTGTCTGTCTACGCAGAAAAGCCTTCCGTTGAGTGCTGCAGTTACACCGGGGAGCTGTTAGGGAAACGCCAGCTCTGCAGTCAAAGGAGCGTCTGCAGCTGTGCAAAAATAGCCAAGCCAGCTTTAACGTGGCTGGTGGAGGCACCGTTAGCAGTGTAAACCCAGCAACCGGGAGCTCACCTTCCCAGAATCGGAATAAATACTGAACCAAATAGCTTGTGCTGACTTACAGTGTGGTTGTGGTGTTATCCCTGCAGCCCCTTTGATTTCACTTGGGTGTTTCGAGATGAGCTGCACTCACAGCGGCGATGACCACGAAGACGTGCCGTCTGTTCCTGAGATTTGACCTAACGAAGACTGTGGCTACCTCTACGTGGGGTTGGCTCGCGTCCCAACCACACTCCAATGCCATAGGTAAAAACATTTTATCAGAAGAGTAAAATCAGGGTCCTCTGAGCCCTTTTTCATGTCTGAAGATGTTTTCCACAAATACTCTTTGGGTCTTCTATTTGAAAATTTGGCCCTGTACTCAATTCCTCCTTGGGACTATATGCTTGTTACTATATCAGGTGAATGTTGTCTGGAAGGAAATACAGTTATTACAAGATGATTTACTTTGGAGAAGATGACATTTTTATAGCATGAATAAAGTTTAAAGCTGGAAGACAATTTTCAGTCTGACTGTTTTGAGAAAACCACTCCCAATGACTTAAAATTTCGCATGGGATCCTCCAGTGCATGGTAACTTGTGATGTAGCTGCAACTTTTATTCAGGTGACATTTGATTTGATCTGGAAATCTCTTCATTCAGTCAGTGAACGAAGAGCCACAAAGCATCATTCTCACCAAGTACAGGGACGTGGTCTCCCCAGGCTCCTTACGCTCTTGAGCAGGTAACTGAAGAACTATCCACCGAAAATGCCCTTTCTCAGAGCCAGTTTAGAACTACTGCACCTCCCGTCTGGAAGAGGAAAGCCATTTGTACTGAGCTAGGCAGGAGCAAGGTTAGGTTCATAAAGCTAAGAAACCCCAAGCTGCTTCACTTGCAGCCCTGCATCTCCCTCAAGAATTTTAGTCTTACAATGGTTTCTGCAAGACTTTCAGGTTTCaactcacagaagaaaaacataacaTCATCAAATGACATTACGAACAACCTCACGCTCTTCAAGTAAGTATAGATATTTTTGGCCATAAAAAAGCCCCATGTCATGGCACTCAAGTCCCCGCAAAATATCTTGGATTACATTACTTCAGTTTCTTAGATATACAGACTTGGATTACTTAGTTTCTTAGATATACACTTCACTGGAAAAGCTACACAAATCTGAAAAATCTTCTTGGCAGTTTCAAGTGCTTCAGATCAGACATTCCAGTCCCTGGGACCCTCCGCAGGCTGGGAACCAGTCTGCACCAGCTCCGGCGCATTCAAACCACGGCCAACGGCTGGATGTGAACATGAACAAGGCAGGCTGGGATgaggcacaaacaggagaactaGAAAAGACGGCAGGTACTAGGCATACACAAAGGTAACTGGCGCTGATAAACTTCGTAGGTGCCAGTGCCCACCTGAGCTCAGGCTGTGAGTATAAAGGATCTAGACAAAACAATCCTGAGATGGAGATCCATTTCTTCGTAAGGCTTTGAGTGCATgtgtttttttaagtgcttttcttaAATTATCACAAAAGACAGGCTAGCATTCTTTAAACAGTTGTGATCCTTCATTCCAGTATAAAACACATATGCAAACATGGCTTAAGACCCATGGTCACTTAGGatataatttgtattaaaaatattttttatccaaatgataaatattttaaaataagcatttacaaaaataaatggtCCATTCCCATAAGGAAGGACATATATAGCTGAAAATTCTGAATACATCTTAAGGCAACACGATTATTGATTAAGCTAGTTAATAAAATCTTTGGTATGAGAGTATAGTACATTAATATTCATGCACCGTTGTCTTCCCTTGGGAGGTATACTGTACAGACAAGCGAAGAGGCAGCTTTTCCTTAATTTCTTGATATGTCTTCCAAATACAACATACAAATATTTCTAACGTGTCTTCCTATGATAATAGGAGAAAAGCCCAAGATTCTCCTGGCTCTTCCTATGACTTTCGTATCTAAAACAGAAtgaagatggaggaaaaagagaaagtgaacACAGTTAAGTTTCATTCTAGTTAGTAAGCAGCAtctaccaaaaataaaaatcaattaaaaaatgacTCCAGAGGAAAGCCCATTTCCTTCAATATTGAATACATCAACTGTCAAGACAGGATGACGATGAACCCGTGGGGATTCACCGCTGCAAGTTCAGACACACAGAGAGGAGATTACGGAGTTAGGTAAGGGGCAGCTTTACACCCGAGCACGGCACCAGACGCTGCAAGCCTGGACCACCACATCCAGGTCTGGTGGCCCTGTTACACATGGGGCATTGAGACCCTGCACAGGTACAGGAAAGAGCctcaaaaactggaaaaaagagcCTTGGAACAAAAGACTTGGAGAGATGAGTTGGTAATTTTAGCAAAACTAAAGACGGAGAGCTGACTTGAGGCACAAGGACCTCCACAGGGAGAAAATACGAAATGTCAGCTGACACAGAAACAAGGGGCTAAGGCGCTCTGCAATCTGGTAGAGAAAGCCTTAACAAAAACGATAGGCTGGGCCGAAACCAGTTCAAACTGAGAATAAACACACACTTCTAACGCTACGCACAATTAACTGGGATCAAGGGAAGTGACGGATTCTGGTTTTTTGGTATCAGTCCCTGAATACTTTTCTGAAAATGCTTCTATTAAATGCTGGTGACTGAACCCGATGAAGGGAAGTGATGGCAGCTAAGGAAACACACAGGTTAGCCTCGAAAGTCTAATGGTTCCCTTTTAGCCTTAAACCTTGACTCCATGGACAGTCCAGCTGAGGGACTCTGATCTGGGAATGAAGGGTAACACAGCCCAGACTCCCACGTCACCTGAAATGTCTGTGAACTGGTGCTACTGTGGCCTACAGCTCTgggaaagaaaagtaaagaaCAACGTCCAGCTGTAACTGCTGTGACTGGGATGTGAGGAGCAGAAGGTACTAAAGCAAAAGGGAGTTTGGATTCTGCTCCCCATCTACCGCGTGAAGACTGGCACTTCCCACAGCACCATGCGAAGACTCGAGAGAAAGTGACACCTCTGAAGCAGCTACTCCCTCCCTGGATCTCCCCCACTGCTTCGCTGAAGCTGATCCATGTGGACGCATCGACGCACTTTCTGCTAAGAGCTGCCGCTCTCGCAGGACGTTGGGTGCGCGGAAGGCAGGGCTGCGAAGAGGAGCGGGAGCTCTGCTCCGCTGGCGGCTGTGATGCAGGCGACTTTCAGCCGGCAGGGAGAGCTAACACCCAGAGCCAGCAAGAGGGGCAACGGTTGTCGCTGCTCGGGCGCAGCAAATCGAGCCAGCGTCCTCCGGCCCTGGCACTGGTCATGCTTCAACAGCTCCCAAGGGATGGGGAAGCCCAAAGGTTTGGGTCTGTCTCATGACTGCTGGGAATCATGACCCATTGCTATAGCAACAGGAGCTCACACGActactgtctttaaaaagaacCCCGATTTGTGGCATCCTCTGTGGGCAAGCTATCCATTACTTGTATCTCGGCATGTCTGAAGCACAATTCGTATCCTAACCTCATTAATGAATGATGACACCTTGACCTGCTCTATTAAGTAAGCCATGCTAGATCAAGAGGCACGCTGCTCTCCCGTCCCGTGCTAAAGTAAGGCaaccaagagaaaaaacaacGGAGTAGATTACCTGAGTTACAGCAATACCAGAATAACGCAAATCCTGCAGCAACGCtaaaacaagcaaggaaaaacaCTGGACCTAAAGAAAACGAAGAAGGAAACACATTAAGACAGAACAGTGCAGTGGAAGTTTAGCTCAGTTCATAAATCATCAATTGCTATTAATATGCATAATTAAGTGTATTCAAATGAAGCTAACACATTCTCAGTTACGTGTGTTTGTAGCTAATGTACTATGAAGCACATTTACTAtactgtaattaatttttactaCAGTCGCTTTGACATCATTCACTGTTCACCTCTGTTAATCTAGCTATATCCTATGAAATTTAGGTGAAAGCTTCCTTAGATGTTTTCTCACTCTAAAACTTTGTGCAAAAACCCCTTTGAACACTACAACAAAATACAAACCAGACTACTGGGACCTCACCACACAGTGTAGCATTTTACTCTGTAAATAGCGCCCACTGGGCCAATGCCCTGCCTGTGGTAAGAGTACATCACATGAGGCTGCAGTCCCTTAGAAGCAGATTTTTAgggctttgttttttccccacagatgtTCCACAAATTCCACTTTCATGACAAGAGCAAATATTCTTGTTCCTCTTTACAATTCTGCTGGAAGCGGAAATGCAGAGCCACACGCACACCTAAAACAGATCTCCCACTGGACGCATTTCCTTCATGTGCCTGCCTGGAATTACATGCAGTTTAACGCTGATGTTCAGTATTGATGTTCAATAAAACCCTTCTAATTCGTACTTATCCACAGACAAAACCTCATAAAGATTTATATCTGCTTCTTTATTATCTAATATTCTATTTGTATTTACTACTTCACTATGAATATAGCTACAATTAAACTGCACCTGTCAATTTAAGGACAAATGTACTGCAGCCTGACAAATTAGGGGAGCCGATCACGTGGAGAAGGACACTGGAGAAACAGCAAAGGAGCAAGGACTTGGTTGCTCCTTCGGATGCAATCTCCCAGCGAGGGCGGCTAGCAGCCGGACAATCTCCAGTCTGAGGCCAGCTCTTTCATCAGCATGCGTAAGAACagaaatgatttaattttcttatttccaaGCACCTTCTCTGTTCTTCCTGTACTGTTATGCTGCGCTCAGCAATAGCGATGTGAAAAATCTGAATAGCAATTTGGTTCAATATGCAAAGTAACAACAACACAGGCAAAAATACACACTGAGTTAAACTGTGTTTCTGTCCCTCATTTCAGTCTTCTCTCAGGGGAAAACTGGCAAAAAGGCATAGTTTATAGAAGGTGATTTTATTCTCTCATAATTGTATccaaatttctaaataaaatcagttaaaCTTAAATGATAAAATAGCTCATTATAAATTTCGaaaattcttcagctttctttCAGATCTCCAActccttttcaaaatatctttcagtGAATAAAACATTTGCCTCTGGAATCTGGGCATTGaacagaggaaggggaaaaaattaacatgttttcctaaggaaaatatatttaagttcACCCTTGCtcatcttcctttctgtctttgttttcaaatgatttGTACTTAaattgaaagcttaaaaaaaatgaaaaaatttgaaagttatataaaaaaattattgatgGCCTTATGCaaaatgacagcagcagcaaCTGAATAGATCTTACTATTCAAGCATTGAAGAAATCATAGGAAATGAAAAGTTTCGCTAAAACAGTGTAAGTAAAAATACCATTGTAAATATTGATTAAACTACAGTCTCTTGAATTTCCTGGCACTGGTTTCCTCAACAGCGGCTCACTACGATTTCCTCCATTAATTCCACTTAACTTGTGACAGTAAAGACATCATAAAACAAACTATTTGTTACATGAAATGCAAATTACATGATAAAATAAATTGCATCATAATCTGAAAAGCCATTCCATCCGGTGACACTGTATGCATTTATTTACCCCTGTCATTTAGCATATATTTCTCCTTGTCAGTGTCTATCTCTGTGGAATctagaaataaaagcaacacATGAAAAGTTAGTACTCAGCTCAAGCAAACAAGCGAACATAATCAGCACACGCAAAACTGTGCAAAAcaacacatttcagaaaaatatccaATTTTGACATAAAATATTAACCCCTCCAAATCATCGCTATAGTTAAATCTGGATATATGCTGATCAAAAGATATAGGCACATAGTCATTTGAATGCAACTATAAATAGCTGCAGCAACACCTCTGATCTGGTTAAGCACTAACCACGTAAGTAACATTACACTTGTTTCCCAAGTGAGGAAAGCAGGAGCTAATCCTTCCATAATGCCAGAAATTTTCATtgtaataaatacaaattatttgttAATATATGTGCTAATCTGAAAACACCCCTATAATTTAATGCATCACCATTCTTTCTGTTCTTGAGTAAATCTCTGGGCATTAATGTATCTGGCAGATGAAGCACTTGGAACAAACTGCTTGGCGCAGATTATTTCTCTAAATTCTGGTCTCAGCTTCTTTGAAAGTCTGTAGGTACTACGTGCTAACATTTGgtgcaaataatttttgcctCTATCCTTCTGCTAATTCTAGCAGAAGAGGAGGTTGACCTTAAGACAAGGTGTTCAGTAGTTAGCAGCAATAAAGCAGTTTCTGCTTTGGGCAGAAAGACCTGCAGCTCTTTTAGAGGTGCCTTTGCCATATAGATGTGGAGATAACATTGTCTGTAGAACGTGTATGCAAGACCAAAGAACACCGCTGTCACCATAAACGGCAGAGGAATGACTTTCCTTTAATGCATCATGAATctgcaaaacaacttttttagCCAAGagggttaaaaacaaaaacaaaaaaaaaaaaaaagaaaaaaagtgagagcTCCAAATTCGGCTGTCAATAGGGAAGAATTTGAGACTGGTTTCAACTGATTTCCTTCTTCTATGTGACAATCTGGAGCTAGGTGAGGTGCCTTGGAAAACCGCCCCGCACAGCAAGTCAGCAAAGGGGACCTGCAGTCAGCCAGTATCAGATGGTGAACATCCGTCTCCCATGCTAAATCCATCCCTCCGTGGGGTGACAGGGCACGGCATCCAAGCAGAACAGAAACATCTGAAGCACTCTGCTGCAAAGCTTGAGAGTCACTGAAGCAGAAAGGATTGCTGCAAAGCCTCCGCGGCGCACTCCGTACCAATGGCAACCTTGCATCGCTGCCCGTTTTGAGGCATGTCCTCCCCATGTACTCTAGCTAAGAAATCCTCACACTTCACAGGAGAGCACAGCCAAATCTCTGCACTTCTGTCAGGCTATCACTGTGTGGGGCTGATCTGTTCCTTTATCCTTCCAGTCTATGTCAGccttgagagaaataaaaacattttctgagtcACTTGGAAGATCCTGTTTGGCTTCAATAGCTCTGAAGTTGCCCACGCCATGTGCCTTACCCACCCTCTAGTGGGAATTCTGAGACATTACTCAACATTTCACTTGCAATATTACACTTGAGGCAAAGAAACTTTGTTCTATGACAAATtccaaagttgttttaaaaatgaaaaagaaatctttgaaaggatttcctctgtaaaaaacatttttcgtATGTACAGCTGCATGTAATCTATTACAGAACTCTGTCCTGGCCATAGTTCATCACAGTCCTCACCAATAATTTCTCCAGGTGTTTATAATGCTGCTTGTTTCAGGTCAAGCAGCATTTAGAACAAAGTCCCCATGTTAGGGATTCccttttttcctcacatttacAAATTCTACTGTCAATTCTGTAAATGCTCTGTGCTAAATTTGATAAATTTAACAACTACTGCTGTGAGTAACATTTGAGTAACATAAAAATTGTACGTTAGAGGTCCGAAGGATAATGCCTTTAATATTCAAAATGTTCAAGTTCCCTTAAATGAGAAATAACACCTCATATTGAAAAGGGAGCTTTTCctgaagaataagaataaaattgtTCGCGGTTTTAGCTTAAAATGCTGCACAGATGTTTATCGACCATTCAATCCAGAATGCAGACATTTGTTTTAGTCACAGAACTCATAAGAAGCAGTAAACATATTAACACAATTATCTCGTTATTTCCTTCTCAAGTCAATATAATCTCACGATGTAGTAGTATTTTAACTCagttatttaaattattctcaTCATTCTGAGGATGGTAACATAAGAGACCGTACCAAGATACAGAGAACTTAGTGACTTATGATGGTTACTGGAGTCCCTTTGCAtaatgcaacagcagcagaacagtTTTGGGGCACCACAAAGATCTATTTTTTCCGTGAAGCACTTCTAGCACATGTACTTGCTATGCGCAGTCTGAACATGAGAAGCCCTAACCCTGCCTACTCATGTAGCTACCCGAGTAAAAGCTCTCAGAAGTAACCACGTCAATCAGGTGCAAGGACGAGCACGTTTGTGCTCCAGCGAGAAGTGAAAACATCACACAGACACCCTACGCAAGTTTCCTTTCAGCTGGTTTGTCCAGGCGTGGCAACAGCACGAGTCCATCTTCGCAATACCTGCACCACTTCCAATGCGAGTTTTACGGGTACGGATGAACTTGGTCACAGCTACGCTATTTCTAGTGCCCAGCTGAACTCAGACCGCCGATACGGGACGTAGTCGGGCCGTGGCTACTGTGTACGCGTGTTAAGACACATTTTCAGAAACGGCTTGTAGAAGGTAAGCGTTATTGAACATTAACAGAGCTTAAACTCTTAAACCATCAATACACTCTTGAAATTTTATTCTTAGTGACTACACTAAGACTTCTTAAGTTGCTCTTAATTAATAAAGGCTGTCTGCTGCCTTCTAGTCAGCCTGGCAGAAAAACCTGTTGCTCTTGAGCTCTACCCAAGTAAAAACAATTGATCCAAGATTATTTGATTTAAGAGCCTTTTCCCTCAAAGGGCATGACTTCTGCAAGGTGAATATCAGATCAAAAGCACTGCCTTAAAGCTGCTGCGCGCTGAATCAATAGAGATTCATGCTCATCCGAGATTCTGAGGCAGGGATGGTCCCAGACTTTCCCAGTTCAAGAGGGTTCGGGTATGGGATATGGAGAGCTGGGGTAACTTTGCAGCCTCCCTGTGCAGGCAGGAAAACTGTGAAGTCTTCCACTGGTACGTATTTGTGCTGGGTAGATACAaagcttttccttcaaaatgaaaggcaaaacaaagctAGACAATGCAGTATCTTCAAAGGTAATTACAATTTTACATGCTGTTTTCACTCCAGAAATAAAGAGGtctaactgttttttttaaacctatggACTTTTGGTGTAACGGTTTGAATCTCCCTGGAGTTTTGACTCACATGTTTAAAATTTCCCTGGGCACCTAACTGTGGAGTTTCTTACAACTAGAAATCAATTGACCAGTGAAGCGTTAATGCTGTTAGATACTTTATAAGGATTTCTTAAACTGCGGTCCCTTTGCAGCTTCATTAACTTAAACGTGGGAGCTTTCCCTCAAGCTCCTCAAGTTATTTCAGTGTGCAGGATGCCTGAACGTATTTCCCATCCATTTGGAACATTGTTCTTTTCTCCAGTTCGttaggcagggaaaaaaaaaaagaaacaccaacaCATAGCAAGCATTATCGCAGGTTGGCAAGTCAGGCTTGATACTTTTCCTTACAGAAATGAGCTCCTTTGCAGTATAGAATCGAATCTGTTTGAGCCTCAGTCCTTCTGAAGCACATACACGTATATTTGGGGGGCAGCTTTATGGACATCAGTCAGGCCTGCCAGCTGCACAAAACAAGTCCTAAGTGATTAATATCACAGTTCATCATTGCAAGGGCCTATGAACGTTTGCTTCATGTTAAACTAGACACAACCAGGAGATTTATGGATTGAGGGAAAACCAAGCTTCTGGGCCACCAGAGTTTTGAGCTTAACAAATTTGAGGTTTGTAATgttcttacgtgccacaagtcaGAATGAACACAAAGGAAATAAACAACCTATTAAGAAGCAATGGttatgaaaagagaaattgtACTTCATACAAGTTATATCGCTGTCTTACATGCACTTAAACTGTCTTAACGACATATTTCATATGTCAAAACAATCATAGAGTTTTAGACTGCCCACACTAGTCCACGAATAACAAGAACTATGCAGCTAAATCCCTTTATGGCTTTTGGAAAATTCCAGTCAGAAGGAATTAATGTATACTCCAAAAGTTATTGAAATAACCTAAACAGGTTATTTAAATAAGCTAAACCTCATCTGAATGAGGTTTTATAATACAGTGATGAGGAAATCCACAACTCAATCAACTTACAAATCAACTTACTCAAGATTTTCCTGCTTGGCAGGTCATTATACAGCTGTTCAGCATTGATCTGTAGAGCCCTGTAAAACTCTTGACAGTGTCTGTCTCCTTTCTTTTGAAGGTGCTTTATCAGATCCGAAAGTCTGGTATGGAGTGATGCCCTTGGATTCCTGAACTGTAAGAGAAAAGCACTCATCAGAAGAGAGATTACAACAGCTGGAGATCAATTTTACATCACTTTACCGTATGTGAAGATATGGAGCTTGTTTTATATTTGCTAAAAGAATGGGCCAAAACAATGAGGGGAACCTAAAAAGGACATGCATTGCACAGCAGTCTTCAAGACACTGAGCTCCATCTGGTCAGCACTGCTTGATGGAGAGCATATTGCCTCTGCCTTCcctcattcttttttctgtcctgATAAAGTGACAGCTACTCTGCGTTTGATGTTTTCTCTGCATTCAAGCTAACATGGTACTTGCTATTCTACAATTTGATTCTGACGGCTATTGATAGAAAATACCAACAAATCTTATAGTAAAGTTTCATGTTTTCAAGTTTTACCTTAGTTGCCTAGTAATGATCACGCATTATACTGCTTATATTAGTCCCAATATTGGAGTGTTCATCATCCCAAGATTACATGTTTCATTGTTACCAGCACAATTAACCGCTGGGTACCCAGTGCAACATGTACAAATTCTCATCACTCAGGCAACATGGCAAGCAGTTGCagaagaaagtactttttttctgtagtcCAAAATGTGATGAATATTAGGAGACCTTACGAAGAGAATGAAAACGCGTACCTAGCCTTACACACATCAAACTGATTTCAGCTTATTTGGAaaatgtccaaagccattctCAGCAAAGCATTGTATTTCAGATCAGTACAGCAGATAACATTTGCAGTACACTTAGTTAAGATCAATTCCTGCTCTAGGGGGACAGGAATACAACATACCTTATACAACACTCCTTATTCTGACAAAATTCCCATACGGTCTACCAGATACCGCTGAGATGGTAAGCTTCCTAAACACTCAATACAGTTGACAGCAACTTGCCTGGACCTATGAGAAAGCAGTTCATTTCTGTCTGCTAAGTGCAGAAATTATGTTTCACAGATTCGTTATGCATTTACTTTGAAGCTCTTGAGGGAATGAGATGATCTTTAATTGTGCATGTCACATAACCGAGTGGCTAGACTGGCTCAGCTGATGATCTAGCACTGATCTACACCACCAAAACACTATTCCTTCCCATGGAGTTTGATTATGACAGAATTAGAGCTATTTTTCCTAATGTTAAAATATTGATATGGCAAAACCCCGAGCCTTGTGCAGACAATGAAGTCAGCCGAGGGCAAGCACAAACTGTTCTAAGTAGGATCTGGGAAGCTTTTAATTGACTTTAACTTTCACTCCACACAAGTTTAAAAGATCTTTCTCCCTAAAAACAGGTACCCATTTTTGAAAGCTTCATGCCAGGGAGGGCGGCCTTCCTCCATACATAGCAGCACCTCTGGAAGATGTTACTAACTCCACTCACTTCCCACAGCTCCCACACTTATAGGTGGGACTAACGCCCCCCTCCTCTACCAATACTCAGAGTTATTAATCACATTAATCAGCAACTAACACCGATTAAGCTACTGTAGACGATTTTGTGGACACAGGCGGATGCAGCACAGATCACCTGACACGACACTCCACACTGACTCGCCTGAGGAGGCAGGCGTGCAGGGCGTTTGGTCACACGATGGGTGCGATCCTGCCCACGGAGTGGTTTTAAGACAGTGTGCTTCTGCACGCACGGCGCCAGACGTCGCGGCAGGGACCGTGGCATTAAGCGGCTGCTGAAGAGAGTGCCCCCTCCCATAACCACTTGGCACAGGGAAC carries:
- the LOC142077619 gene encoding caspase recruitment domain-containing protein 19-like isoform X8; the protein is MYFLTSNSRLNEQVVDKIILQLNRVYPQILTNAEAEKFRNPRASLHTRLSDLIKHLQKKGDRHCQEFYRALQINAEQLYNDLPSRKILNSTEIDTDKEKYMLNDRGPVFFLACFSVAAGFALFWYCCNSDTKVIGRARRILGFSPIIIGRHVRNICMLYLEDISRN
- the LOC142077619 gene encoding caspase recruitment domain-containing protein 19-like isoform X7, which translates into the protein MELLATKGSCTANQSYCHRLQHDMYFLTSNSRLNEQVVDKIILQLNRVYPQILTNAEAEKFRNPRASLHTRLSDLIKHLQKKGDRHCQEFYRALQINAEQLYNDLPSRKILNSTEIDTDKEKYMLNDRGPVFFLACFSVAAGFALFWYCCNSDTKVIGRARRILGFSPIIIGRHVRNICMLYLEDISRN